One window from the genome of Diabrotica virgifera virgifera chromosome 6, PGI_DIABVI_V3a encodes:
- the LOC114329187 gene encoding tubulin beta-1 chain gives MREIVHIQAGQCGNQIGAKFWEIISDEHGIDPTGAYHGDSDLQLERINVYYNEASGGKYVPRAILVDLEPGTMDSVRSGPFGQIFRPDNFVFGQSGAGNNWAKGHYTEGAELVDSVLDVVRKEAESCDCLQGFQLTHSLGGGTGSGMGTLLISKIREEYPDRIMNTYSVVPSPKVSDTVVEPYNATLSVHQLVENTDETYCIDNEALYDICFRTLKLTTPTYGDLNHLVSLTMSGVTTCLRFPGQLNADLRKLAVNMVPFPRLHFFMPGFAPLTSRGSQQYRALTVPELTQQMFDAKNMMAACDPRHGRYLTVAAVFRGRMSMKEVDEQMLNIQNKNSSYFVEWIPNNVKTAVCDIPPRGLKMSATFIGNSTAIQELFKRISEQFTAMFRRKAFLHWYTGEGMDEMEFTEAESNMNDLVSEYQQYQEATADEDAEFDEDQEAEVDEN, from the exons atgagGGAAATCGTTCACATCCAAGCTGGACAATGCGGTAACCAAATTGGAGCCAAA TTCTGGGAAATCATCTCTGATGAACACGGAATCGACCCCACCGGAGCCTACCATGGAGACTCTGACCTCCAACTTGAAAGAATCAATGTCTACTACAACGAGGCCTCCGGCGGAAAATACGTACCCCGCGCCATCCTCGTCGACTTGGAACCCGGTACCATGGATTCAGTAAGGTCGGGTCCCTTCGGACAAATCTTCAGACCAGACAACTTCGTGTTTGGACAGTCTGGAGCTGGAAACAACTGGGCCAAGGGACATTACACAGAAGGTGCTGAATTAGTTGATTCAGTATTAGATGTTGTAAGGAAAGAAGCTGAATCATGTGATTGTTTACAAGGATTCCAACTCACACACTCACTTGGAGGTGGTACTGGATCag GTATGGGTACCCTCCTTATCTCAAAAATCCGTGAAGAATACCCAGACAGAATTATGAACACATACTCAGTAGTCCCCTCACCCAAAGTATCAGATACCGTAGTAGAACCATACAATGCCACACTTTCAGTACATCAATTGGTAGAAAACACAGATGAAACATACTGTATTGATAATGAAGCTCTCTATGACATTTGCTTCAGAACTTTGAAACTCACAACACCCACATATGGAGACTTAAACCATTTGGTATCCCTCACAATGTCCGGTGTAACCACCTGTCTTAGGTTCCCAGGTCAGTTGAATGCTGATCTTAGAAAATTGGCTGTCAACATGGTTCCCTTCCCCCGTCTCCACTTCTTCATGCCCGGATTCGCTCCACTCACCTCAAGAGGCAGCCAACAATACAGAGCGTTGACAGTTCCAGAGCTCACACAGCAAATGTTTGATGCCAAGAACATGATGGCGGCTTGTGATCCCAGACACGGAAGGTACCTTACAGTAGCTGCAGTATTCAGAGGTAGGATGTCAATGAAAGAAGTTGACGAACAGATGCTCAACATCCAGAACAAGAACAGCAGCTACTTCGTCGAATGGATCCCCAACAACGTTAAAACAGCCGTTTGTGATATCCCACCAAGAGGTCTCAAGATGTCTGCCACTTTCATCGGCAACTCAACCGCCATCCAAGAATTGTTCAAACGTATCTCCGAACAATTTACAGCTATGTTCAGGAGGAAAGCTTTCTTGCATTG GTACACCGGAGAAGGTATGGATGAAATGGAATTCACGGAAGCAGAATCCAACATGAACGACTTGGTATCAGAATACCAACAGTACCAAGAAGCCACAGCTGACGAAGATGCCGAATTCGACGAAGACCAGGAAGCCGAAGTCGACGAGAACTAA